A single genomic interval of Tsukamurella paurometabola harbors:
- a CDS encoding aspartate-semialdehyde dehydrogenase translates to MGVKVGVVGATGQVGAVMRQLLLDRDFPADEVRFFASSRSAGKKLPFGDREIVVEDAETADPTGLDIALFSAGATMSRVQAPRFAAAGVTVIDNSSAFRKDPDVPLVVSEVNPEQVRDLKKGIIANPNCTTMAAMPVLKVLHDEAGLQRLIVSSYQAVSGSGLAGVEELVSQVRAVEPEAEKLVHDGSAVDFPAPNKYVAPIAFNVLPLAGSLVDDGSGETDEDQKLRNESRKILGLPELLVSGTCVRVPVLTGHSLSINAEFASPLSVARAQELLASAPGVKLVDVPTPLAAAGADDSLVGRIRQDPGVPEGRGLALFISGDNLRKGAALNTVQIAELLV, encoded by the coding sequence ATGGGTGTCAAGGTAGGAGTCGTCGGCGCCACCGGGCAGGTGGGCGCCGTCATGCGGCAGCTGCTGCTGGACCGCGACTTCCCCGCCGACGAGGTGCGGTTCTTCGCGTCCTCGCGGTCCGCCGGGAAGAAGCTGCCCTTCGGTGACCGCGAGATCGTCGTCGAGGACGCCGAGACCGCGGATCCGACGGGGCTCGACATCGCGCTGTTCAGCGCGGGCGCGACGATGTCGCGGGTCCAGGCACCGCGGTTCGCCGCCGCCGGTGTCACCGTGATCGACAACTCGAGCGCCTTCCGCAAGGACCCGGACGTGCCGCTGGTGGTCTCGGAGGTGAACCCGGAGCAGGTCCGCGACCTGAAGAAGGGCATCATCGCCAACCCGAACTGCACCACGATGGCCGCGATGCCGGTGCTCAAGGTGCTGCACGACGAGGCGGGCCTGCAGCGGCTCATCGTCTCCTCGTACCAGGCCGTCTCCGGCTCGGGCCTGGCCGGCGTCGAGGAGCTGGTCTCCCAGGTGCGCGCCGTCGAGCCCGAGGCGGAGAAGCTCGTGCACGACGGCTCGGCCGTGGACTTCCCCGCGCCGAACAAGTACGTCGCGCCGATCGCCTTCAACGTGCTGCCGTTGGCCGGTTCGCTCGTCGACGACGGCTCGGGTGAGACCGACGAGGATCAGAAGCTGCGCAACGAGTCCCGCAAGATCCTCGGCCTGCCGGAGCTGCTGGTGAGCGGCACCTGTGTGCGCGTGCCCGTGCTCACCGGCCACTCGCTGTCGATCAACGCCGAGTTCGCGTCGCCGCTGTCGGTCGCACGGGCGCAGGAGCTGCTCGCGAGCGCTCCGGGCGTGAAGCTGGTCGACGTGCCGACGCCGCTCGCCGCCGCCGGCGCCGACGACTCGCTGGTGGGCCGGATCCGCCAGGATCCGGGCGTGCCCGAGGGCCGCGGCCTCGCGCTGTTCATCAGCGGCGACAACCTGCGCAAGGGTGCGGCGCTGAACACCGTGCAGATCGCGGAGCTGCTCGTCTAG
- the fahA gene encoding fumarylacetoacetase codes for MTTTWAPVPAGSGFGLENLPYGVFRPADGPPRVGVRVGDHVLDLAAALGDPVFAAPSLNGFLARGRGEWQRVRAEIVGLLSDPARAAAGTAALHPLADVALQLPFAVADYVDFYASEHHATNLGRMFRPDSAALLPNWRHLPVGYHGRAGTVVVSGTPVVRPSGQRKAPSDEDPMFGPSVRLDIEAELGFVVGAGSDPGKPVGTSDFADHVFGVCLVNDWSARDIQAWEYVPLGPFLGKSFATSVSPWIVPLEALEAARIATPPQEPEPLPHLRDAEDWGLDIGLTVDLNGEPVSRPPYAQMYWSPAQMVAHMTSNGAPLRTGDLFASGTISGPGRDQRGSLIELTWNGAEPLRLADGSERTFLADGDLVTIRASAPASGGGRIDLGEVTGRIAPAPA; via the coding sequence GTGACCACCACCTGGGCGCCCGTGCCCGCCGGATCCGGCTTCGGGCTCGAGAACCTGCCCTACGGCGTCTTCCGCCCGGCCGACGGGCCGCCGCGCGTCGGCGTGCGCGTCGGCGACCACGTGCTCGACCTCGCGGCCGCGCTCGGCGACCCCGTCTTCGCGGCGCCGTCGCTCAACGGCTTCCTGGCCCGCGGCCGAGGGGAATGGCAGCGGGTCCGTGCCGAGATCGTCGGACTGCTCAGCGATCCCGCGCGCGCCGCGGCGGGCACGGCGGCGCTCCACCCGCTCGCCGATGTCGCCCTGCAGCTGCCGTTCGCGGTCGCCGACTACGTCGATTTCTACGCCAGCGAGCACCACGCGACCAACCTGGGACGCATGTTCCGACCGGATTCGGCTGCGCTGCTGCCGAACTGGAGACACCTGCCCGTCGGCTACCACGGCCGGGCGGGCACCGTCGTCGTCTCGGGCACGCCCGTCGTGCGACCGTCCGGACAGCGGAAGGCACCGTCGGACGAGGATCCCATGTTCGGTCCCTCGGTGCGGCTGGACATCGAGGCCGAGCTCGGCTTCGTCGTCGGCGCGGGTAGCGATCCCGGGAAGCCCGTGGGTACGAGCGATTTCGCCGATCACGTGTTCGGCGTGTGCCTCGTCAACGACTGGTCGGCGCGCGACATCCAGGCGTGGGAGTACGTGCCGCTCGGCCCCTTCCTCGGCAAGAGCTTCGCGACCTCGGTCTCGCCGTGGATCGTGCCGCTGGAGGCGCTCGAGGCCGCGCGGATCGCGACGCCCCCGCAGGAGCCGGAACCGCTCCCGCACCTGCGCGATGCCGAGGACTGGGGACTGGACATCGGCCTCACGGTGGACCTCAACGGCGAACCGGTCTCCCGCCCGCCGTACGCGCAGATGTACTGGTCACCCGCGCAGATGGTGGCGCACATGACGTCGAACGGCGCCCCGTTGCGCACCGGCGATCTCTTCGCCTCCGGCACGATCTCGGGACCCGGCCGCGACCAGCGCGGCTCGCTCATCGAACTCACCTGGAACGGCGCCGAGCCGCTGCGGCTGGCCGACGGCTCCGAACGCACCTTCCTCGCGGACGGTGACCTGGTCACCATCCGCGCCTCCGCGCCGGCGTCCGGCGGCGGCCGCATCGATCTCGGCGAGGTGACGGGGCGGATCGCCCCGGCGCCCGCCTGA
- a CDS encoding aspartate kinase → MALVVQKYGGSSVSSAERIRRVAERIVETKRAGNDVVVVVSAMGDTTDELLDLANQVCPAPPAREMDMLLTSGERISNALVAMAIHSLGAEAQSFTGSQAGVITTSKHGAAKIIDVTPGRVQAAIDDGKIVLVAGFQGVSQDTKDVTTLGRGGSDTTAVALAAALEADVCEIYTDVDGIYTADPRIVPNAKHLKTVSFEEMLEMAACGAKVLMLRCVEYARRYNVPVHVRSSYSTKPGTIVNGSMEDIPVEEAILTGVAHDRSEAKITVVGLEDKPGYAARVFRAIADAEINIDMVLQNVSKVDTGRTDITFTLPRELGPLGVEKLEALRKEIGFDSVVYDDHVGKVSLVGAGMKSHPGVTATFCEALSKAGINIELISTSEIRISVLIRDTELDEAVKVLHDAFDLGSDEEATVYAGTGR, encoded by the coding sequence GTGGCACTCGTCGTCCAGAAGTACGGAGGCAGCTCCGTCTCCTCCGCCGAGCGCATCCGGCGCGTGGCCGAACGGATCGTCGAGACCAAGCGCGCGGGCAACGACGTCGTCGTCGTCGTGTCCGCGATGGGCGATACCACCGATGAGCTGCTCGATCTCGCCAATCAGGTGTGCCCCGCGCCCCCTGCCCGCGAGATGGACATGCTGCTCACCTCGGGCGAGCGGATCTCCAACGCGCTCGTCGCGATGGCCATCCACTCGCTCGGTGCCGAGGCGCAGTCCTTCACGGGCTCGCAGGCCGGCGTCATCACCACGAGCAAGCACGGCGCGGCGAAGATCATCGACGTCACGCCCGGGCGCGTCCAGGCCGCGATCGACGACGGCAAGATCGTCCTCGTCGCCGGTTTCCAGGGCGTCTCGCAGGACACCAAGGACGTCACCACGCTCGGCCGCGGCGGCTCCGACACGACCGCCGTCGCCCTCGCGGCGGCGCTCGAGGCCGACGTCTGCGAGATCTACACCGACGTCGACGGCATCTACACCGCCGACCCGCGCATCGTGCCGAACGCGAAGCACCTGAAGACCGTCTCCTTCGAGGAGATGCTCGAGATGGCCGCGTGCGGCGCCAAGGTGCTCATGCTCCGGTGCGTGGAGTACGCGCGCCGCTACAACGTCCCGGTCCACGTGCGCTCCTCGTACTCGACCAAGCCCGGCACCATCGTCAACGGATCTATGGAGGACATCCCCGTGGAAGAGGCAATTCTCACCGGCGTCGCCCACGACCGCAGCGAGGCGAAGATCACGGTCGTCGGCCTCGAGGACAAGCCGGGCTACGCGGCCCGCGTCTTCCGCGCGATCGCCGACGCCGAGATCAACATCGACATGGTGCTGCAGAACGTGTCCAAGGTGGACACGGGCCGCACCGACATCACCTTCACGCTGCCGCGCGAGCTCGGCCCGCTGGGCGTCGAGAAGCTCGAGGCGCTGCGTAAGGAGATCGGCTTCGACTCGGTCGTGTACGACGATCACGTGGGCAAGGTCTCCCTCGTCGGCGCGGGCATGAAGAGCCACCCCGGCGTCACCGCCACGTTCTGCGAGGCGCTGTCGAAGGCCGGCATCAACATCGAGCTCATCTCCACGTCGGAGATCCGCATCTCGGTCCTCATCCGCGATACCGAGCTCGACGAGGCCGTGAAGGTGTTGCACGACGCCTTCGACCTCGGCTCGGACGAAGAGGCCACCGTCTACGCGGGAACGGGGCGATAG
- a CDS encoding mannosyltransferase family protein, which produces MQAVPTAPDLADPGPVRAPSSLLDRTRDVWLPVVLYLAIRGIGLAVLARFAQLRNQNLADLLTAWDGKWMIGLATYGYDDMPWRFVDARGEHTADTAYAFFPGFPMLVRAVAQLPGFDAYRAALTVNVILGCVAAVAAYRLGRLCVEHMPQVPTHLAERAGLLTTVLFAAAPMSIVLTMAYTEALYCALAGWALVGVMERKWILAGICTALAGFCRPTSVVLIGVVALAALIAVLSSDGAERVRAAICVLLTPLGWVTYLLIVAHHTGSLTGWFRIQTEGWGTTFDLGVQTWQFVNYTLINGSDVADLSVVALLAASIVLIVLAVRSKMPWPITLYGALVVISLLGSGGLMMSRPRLLLPAFVLLIPIAIALARASKPARVWTCVGIITVTCWYGAHMVSVYPHAM; this is translated from the coding sequence ATGCAAGCCGTGCCGACCGCCCCCGACCTCGCCGACCCCGGTCCCGTGCGGGCACCGTCGTCGCTGCTCGACCGGACCCGCGACGTCTGGCTGCCGGTCGTCCTGTACCTCGCGATCCGCGGCATCGGGCTCGCGGTGCTCGCGCGGTTCGCGCAGCTCCGCAACCAGAACCTCGCCGACCTTCTGACGGCGTGGGACGGCAAGTGGATGATCGGCCTCGCCACGTACGGCTACGACGACATGCCGTGGCGGTTCGTGGACGCGCGCGGCGAGCACACCGCGGATACCGCGTACGCCTTCTTCCCCGGCTTCCCCATGCTCGTGCGCGCCGTCGCGCAGCTGCCCGGCTTCGACGCCTACCGCGCCGCGCTCACGGTCAACGTGATCCTGGGCTGCGTGGCGGCGGTCGCCGCCTACCGGCTGGGGCGGCTGTGCGTCGAGCACATGCCGCAGGTGCCCACCCACCTGGCCGAACGCGCCGGACTCCTCACGACGGTGCTGTTCGCCGCGGCCCCGATGTCGATCGTGCTCACCATGGCGTACACGGAGGCGCTGTACTGCGCTCTGGCCGGCTGGGCACTGGTGGGCGTGATGGAACGCAAGTGGATCCTCGCCGGGATCTGCACGGCCCTGGCCGGTTTCTGCAGGCCGACGTCCGTGGTCCTCATCGGGGTGGTCGCGCTCGCGGCACTCATCGCCGTCCTCTCGTCCGACGGTGCCGAGCGCGTCAGGGCCGCGATCTGCGTGCTGCTCACCCCGCTGGGCTGGGTGACCTACCTGCTGATCGTCGCACACCACACGGGCAGCCTGACGGGCTGGTTCCGGATCCAGACGGAGGGCTGGGGCACGACCTTCGACCTGGGCGTGCAGACGTGGCAGTTCGTGAACTACACGCTGATCAACGGCTCGGACGTGGCGGACCTGTCCGTCGTCGCGCTGCTCGCGGCGTCGATCGTCCTGATCGTGCTCGCGGTCCGCTCGAAGATGCCCTGGCCGATCACGCTGTACGGCGCGCTGGTCGTGATCTCGCTGCTCGGCTCGGGCGGGCTGATGATGTCCCGCCCGCGACTGCTGCTGCCCGCCTTCGTGCTGCTGATCCCCATCGCCATCGCGCTGGCCAGGGCGTCGAAGCCGGCGCGGGTCTGGACCTGCGTCGGCATCATCACGGTGACCTGCTGGTACGGCGCCCACATGGTGAGCGTGTACCCGCACGCCATGTAG
- a CDS encoding MbtH family protein, with product MNNPFDNEAGEFLVLVNDEGQHSLWPTFREAPRGWTVAFGEGGRSRAECLEYIESAWTDIRPLSLRA from the coding sequence ATGAACAACCCCTTCGACAACGAGGCCGGCGAGTTCCTCGTGCTGGTGAACGACGAGGGTCAGCATTCGCTGTGGCCCACGTTCCGTGAGGCCCCGCGGGGCTGGACCGTCGCGTTCGGCGAGGGCGGACGCTCCCGCGCGGAGTGCCTCGAGTACATCGAGTCGGCCTGGACGGACATCCGCCCCCTCAGCCTGCGCGCCTGA
- a CDS encoding ABC transporter permease, translating to MTAIIFPREREPSLSGFLSDCAVMTRRNLTTLVRIPQLLLGATVQPIMFVLLFSYVFGSALGGEVGGDRYREFLLAGILVQTVAFSSGPTAIGVASDMKNGIIDRFSSLPMSRLAVMVGRTTSDLVVNLISVAVMLLVGLAVGWRFRGSWVDAALSLATLFLFGFAMSWLGALIGLSVSTPESAQALCMIVMFPMAFISSAFIASGDLPGPLRTIASWNPVTSMARSLREAFGNPLSPKPVVDEPINWAAEHATAYSALVSLAMIVIIVPLAARAYMKH from the coding sequence ATGACCGCGATCATCTTCCCGCGGGAGCGGGAGCCGTCGCTGAGCGGATTCCTCAGTGACTGCGCGGTGATGACCCGCCGCAACCTGACCACGCTGGTGCGGATCCCGCAGCTACTGCTGGGCGCGACGGTGCAGCCGATCATGTTCGTGCTGCTGTTCAGCTACGTCTTCGGCTCCGCGCTCGGCGGCGAGGTGGGCGGCGATCGCTACCGGGAGTTCCTGCTCGCGGGCATCCTCGTGCAGACGGTGGCGTTCAGCTCGGGGCCGACCGCGATCGGCGTCGCATCCGACATGAAGAACGGCATCATCGACCGGTTCAGCTCCCTGCCCATGTCGCGCCTCGCGGTCATGGTGGGGCGCACCACCTCCGACCTCGTGGTCAATTTGATCAGCGTGGCCGTGATGCTGCTCGTCGGCCTCGCGGTGGGCTGGCGCTTCCGCGGCAGCTGGGTCGACGCGGCCCTGTCGCTGGCGACGCTGTTCCTGTTCGGTTTCGCGATGTCCTGGCTCGGCGCCCTCATCGGCCTGTCCGTCTCGACCCCCGAGTCCGCGCAGGCGCTGTGCATGATCGTCATGTTCCCGATGGCCTTCATCTCGTCGGCGTTCATCGCCTCCGGCGACCTGCCCGGCCCGCTCCGCACCATCGCCTCGTGGAATCCCGTGACCTCCATGGCGCGCTCCTTGCGGGAGGCCTTCGGTAACCCGCTGAGCCCCAAGCCCGTGGTGGACGAGCCCATCAACTGGGCGGCCGAGCACGCGACCGCGTACTCCGCCCTCGTCTCCCTCGCGATGATCGTGATCATCGTGCCACTCGCCGCTCGTGCGTACATGAAGCACTGA